The following coding sequences lie in one Candidatus Nitrospira allomarina genomic window:
- a CDS encoding amylo-alpha-1,6-glucosidase — protein MSPDRRQQHQDTPPPLHTPILPQVVDFGREICGDLWLSERREWLVTNGIGGFASGTVAGSLTRRYHGLLLAALKPPLGRTLLVSKLEETVEYQEKIVQLSTNHWHSGTVSPAGFVFLERFRLEGTTPVWTFAIGNALVEKRIWMEKGENTTYVKYSFTRGSLPIRLNLRAFINHRDYHGITLDTLPEFSTTPIPHGLQILPAEGSPFILSASGGSVEAVHMWYHDYDLPLERERGLPDREHHLHIGTWILDLKPGEEIIWMASTRLKPSRPSASCFELRRRHEMALLHSEPTATQSHPSWPDWIQQLTLAADQFIASRFLTPHNTGHTVIAGYHWFGDWGRDTMISLPGLTLTTGRFDVARSILSTFAQYANQGMLPNRFPDAGEEPEYNTVDATLWYIEAVRQYVDATDDRAFLKTIFPVLIEMLAWYRKGTRFGIGMDPADHLLHAGEPGVQLTWMDAKIGDWVVTPRMGKPVEINALWYQAWLTLGQLARTMKEPHEEFLHIAKAVHTSFQRFWDERLHRCYDVLDGPHGHDPAPRPNQLFAVSLPNSPLTYKQQHAVVDYCARHLYTSYGLRSLGQEDPQYVGQYEGDIRQRDGAYHQGTVWGWLLGPFVLAHFRVYRNPEAARSYLASMAHHLNDYGLGTLGEIFDSQPPFAPRGCIAQAWTVAEILRAWHLIHPSTNKLRTEKPTPQK, from the coding sequence ATGTCTCCCGACCGGAGGCAACAACATCAGGACACCCCACCTCCCCTACACACCCCTATCCTGCCACAGGTCGTAGATTTTGGCCGAGAAATTTGCGGCGATTTGTGGCTGTCCGAACGACGGGAATGGCTCGTCACCAACGGCATCGGCGGGTTCGCCTCCGGCACCGTGGCGGGTTCCCTGACCCGACGGTATCACGGTCTGCTCCTCGCCGCCCTCAAGCCCCCCCTCGGACGCACCCTGTTGGTCAGTAAACTGGAAGAAACTGTGGAGTACCAGGAAAAAATCGTTCAGCTCTCCACCAACCATTGGCATAGCGGAACCGTGTCGCCAGCGGGATTTGTATTCCTGGAACGCTTCCGCCTGGAAGGCACGACACCCGTCTGGACCTTTGCCATCGGCAACGCATTAGTAGAGAAGCGCATATGGATGGAAAAGGGTGAGAATACGACGTACGTGAAATACTCCTTCACCAGAGGATCGCTTCCGATTCGCCTCAATCTTCGAGCCTTCATCAATCACCGGGACTACCATGGCATCACGCTGGACACGCTCCCGGAATTTTCAACCACTCCCATCCCGCATGGACTACAGATTCTACCCGCAGAAGGTTCTCCGTTTATTCTATCTGCCTCGGGAGGATCGGTTGAAGCCGTCCATATGTGGTACCACGATTACGATCTGCCCCTCGAACGGGAACGGGGACTTCCCGATCGCGAACATCATCTGCACATCGGCACTTGGATTCTCGACTTGAAACCCGGCGAAGAGATCATCTGGATGGCCAGCACCCGTCTTAAGCCATCCAGACCCTCCGCTTCGTGTTTCGAATTACGCCGACGTCATGAAATGGCTTTGCTCCATTCGGAACCCACCGCAACACAGTCACACCCAAGTTGGCCGGACTGGATCCAACAGCTCACGTTGGCCGCCGATCAATTTATCGCCTCACGTTTCCTGACCCCTCACAACACCGGTCATACGGTCATTGCCGGTTATCACTGGTTTGGGGATTGGGGCCGGGACACGATGATCAGCCTGCCGGGACTCACCCTGACCACCGGGCGTTTTGACGTCGCTCGCAGCATTCTTTCCACATTTGCACAATATGCCAATCAAGGCATGCTGCCCAACCGATTCCCCGACGCAGGGGAAGAACCGGAATATAACACCGTTGATGCAACGCTCTGGTATATTGAAGCCGTCCGCCAATATGTGGACGCCACCGATGATCGCGCCTTTCTCAAAACGATCTTTCCCGTGCTTATCGAGATGCTGGCGTGGTACCGCAAGGGCACCAGATTTGGAATCGGTATGGATCCCGCCGATCACTTACTTCATGCCGGAGAGCCGGGCGTACAGCTCACCTGGATGGATGCCAAGATCGGAGACTGGGTCGTGACTCCGCGGATGGGCAAACCGGTCGAGATCAATGCGCTGTGGTACCAAGCCTGGCTCACCCTGGGGCAATTGGCCAGGACCATGAAAGAACCACACGAGGAATTTCTACACATAGCCAAGGCCGTCCACACATCCTTTCAACGGTTCTGGGATGAACGATTACACCGATGTTATGACGTGCTGGACGGACCGCATGGCCATGATCCGGCCCCACGCCCCAATCAATTGTTCGCCGTGTCCCTGCCAAATAGTCCGCTCACCTACAAACAGCAACATGCTGTTGTGGATTATTGCGCCCGACATCTCTACACCTCTTATGGGTTACGCAGCCTGGGGCAGGAAGATCCCCAATACGTAGGACAATATGAAGGAGATATCCGGCAGAGGGATGGCGCCTATCATCAAGGCACCGTTTGGGGCTGGCTACTCGGTCCTTTTGTGCTGGCACACTTTCGGGTCTATCGCAATCCCGAAGCTGCTCGATCGTATCTTGCATCGATGGCTCATCATCTCAACGATTACGGACTGGGAACGCTGGGAGAAATCTTTGACAGCCAGCCGCCGTTCGCGCCACGTGGCTGCATCGCCCAAGCCTGGACCGTGGCCGAAATCCTCCGCGCCTGGCATCTCATTCACCCGTCCACCAACAAGCTTAGAACAGAAAAACCCACTCCCCAAAAATAA
- the tmpT gene encoding thiopurine S-methyltransferase, producing the protein MDPQFWITAWNEGRTAFHGEHYHEKLTEYFPRFNPEKGQRVLVPLCGKSKDLLWLHRLNLHVHGVELHAQAVKEFFSENGLSSPHITQDQDFTHYTHENIIISCGDFFKLNEHHTYDYIYDRAALVALPPPMRKRYAQVIKQSLKQGGKYLLIVYDYDQSKMEGPPFHVGGKEIHELYEDQFTITLKESQKPKNEGTRLSAIDSLHQTVYVLEKIR; encoded by the coding sequence ATGGATCCACAATTTTGGATAACAGCCTGGAACGAAGGAAGAACAGCCTTCCACGGGGAACACTATCACGAAAAACTGACGGAGTACTTTCCCCGATTCAATCCTGAAAAGGGGCAGAGAGTACTCGTTCCACTCTGCGGGAAATCAAAAGATCTTCTTTGGCTTCATAGGCTCAATCTCCATGTCCATGGAGTCGAATTGCATGCCCAGGCCGTGAAGGAATTTTTTTCAGAGAATGGACTCTCCTCCCCTCACATAACCCAAGATCAAGATTTTACCCATTACACCCACGAAAATATCATCATCAGCTGCGGGGACTTTTTCAAACTCAATGAACACCACACCTACGACTACATTTACGATCGGGCAGCACTCGTGGCTCTACCACCCCCAATGAGAAAAAGGTACGCGCAAGTTATCAAGCAATCCCTTAAACAGGGGGGGAAATACCTTCTCATCGTCTATGATTATGACCAATCAAAAATGGAGGGGCCTCCCTTTCATGTTGGTGGCAAAGAAATTCATGAACTGTACGAAGATCAGTTCACTATTACATTGAAAGAAAGCCAAAAGCCAAAAAATGAAGGAACAAGACTCTCCGCAATAGACAGCCTTCACCAGACAGTCTACGTCCTTGAAAAGATCCGGTGA
- a CDS encoding ATP-binding protein, producing the protein MQQTESAGLTLRNFFLALVKTKEDSPQLHESESYTNWCIRFAWERLTVLYLLGLVANPAFIVADVLLHREHLDAILDIRMILELGLFGCFLLVRYQPAAVSPNVLLVLWVLIGNLCIVQMTVVLGGFTAQYYNGLNLVFLAAAVIVPVSWPSHLIAQAGTLVSYYGLNLLNPSVTADIDAAIENSFFLVWTCVALLFSVSLYERLQRAEFQARLFERRARVELETSNQKLLELDRLKSEFFANISHEIRTPLTLAVGAFKTLLKSSLGAEAKDVVQTGLRNASRLLFLINELLDLAKFDSGRTTPNKRCMDFAALVSSVVMNFDSSPTRRIHVKGLMQPVALEADPLQMKKVLYNLLSNAFKFSDPHEGQVWIRLSSKEHSIELEVEDNGIGIPPDQLGRIFDRFTQVESSATRRYEGSGIGLALVKEIVMLHGGTIAVESNPDRGSVFTITLPRGNVPADQVLAIQDDEENRDVLPRPAEDEHKDDESFLSPAEKMDAPLVLVVDDNADMRGYVKKILHRQYQIVVARDGAEALEMAQHVRPALILTDVMMPKMSGQDLLKAVRSDKTLRSTPVIFLTARAGTEARIESLEAGADDYLSKPFDEPELLARVGNLIRARAQERELVQLQKEKLARFLPQNLADMIMSGDHEDFLKGHRSKITVIFIDLRGFTPFTETVAPEEVMAVLREYQAAMGYLISEYGGTLERFAGDGIMVYFNDPQPCPNHAEQAVRMAIAMRQEVLSLEEQWKKRGIPLGVGIGIATGYATIGAIGFEGRTDYAAIGPVTNLASRLCNEAQHGQILVPEQIAFLLGKLISTEPVGELALKGIQRPLSVYQVIGLKA; encoded by the coding sequence GTGCAGCAGACTGAATCAGCGGGGTTAACCCTACGCAACTTTTTCTTGGCACTCGTCAAGACCAAGGAAGACAGTCCGCAGCTCCATGAATCTGAATCTTACACAAATTGGTGCATCCGGTTTGCCTGGGAACGTCTCACCGTTCTCTATCTTTTGGGATTAGTCGCCAACCCTGCGTTTATTGTAGCCGACGTCCTCCTTCATCGAGAGCATCTCGATGCAATCCTCGACATACGCATGATTTTAGAGTTGGGGCTCTTCGGCTGTTTTTTACTCGTGAGATACCAACCTGCTGCCGTCTCACCAAACGTGCTTTTAGTCCTTTGGGTATTGATTGGCAATCTGTGCATCGTCCAGATGACCGTCGTGCTTGGGGGATTCACGGCCCAGTATTACAACGGGCTCAATCTCGTGTTCCTGGCTGCAGCGGTCATTGTGCCGGTGTCCTGGCCAAGTCATCTGATCGCCCAAGCGGGCACGCTTGTGTCGTATTATGGGCTGAATCTTCTCAATCCTTCTGTGACGGCTGATATCGATGCAGCCATTGAGAACTCGTTTTTCCTCGTATGGACCTGCGTCGCCTTACTTTTCTCGGTTTCCCTCTACGAACGACTGCAGCGGGCCGAATTTCAAGCACGGCTCTTTGAGCGCAGGGCAAGGGTTGAATTGGAGACGTCCAACCAAAAACTTCTCGAACTGGATCGGTTGAAAAGTGAGTTTTTCGCCAATATCAGCCATGAAATTCGCACCCCGCTCACTCTGGCCGTGGGTGCATTTAAGACTCTTTTGAAATCTTCACTCGGCGCAGAAGCCAAAGATGTGGTCCAGACCGGCTTACGGAATGCCTCCAGGCTTCTGTTCCTCATCAATGAGTTGCTGGACCTGGCTAAATTCGACAGCGGTCGCACCACTCCGAACAAACGGTGTATGGATTTCGCTGCGCTCGTGAGCAGTGTGGTTATGAACTTCGATTCCAGCCCGACTCGTCGCATCCATGTGAAAGGCCTGATGCAACCGGTGGCCTTGGAGGCCGATCCACTCCAAATGAAAAAGGTTCTGTATAACCTGCTCTCCAACGCCTTCAAGTTCAGCGATCCCCATGAGGGCCAGGTGTGGATTCGTCTCTCCTCCAAGGAACATTCCATCGAACTGGAGGTTGAAGACAACGGCATCGGCATTCCACCCGATCAATTGGGGCGAATCTTCGACCGATTCACTCAAGTGGAAAGCAGTGCCACGAGGCGGTATGAAGGCAGCGGGATCGGATTGGCCTTGGTGAAGGAAATCGTTATGCTGCATGGGGGAACAATTGCGGTGGAAAGCAACCCCGACCGTGGTTCCGTATTTACGATCACGTTGCCTCGCGGGAACGTGCCCGCTGATCAGGTGCTTGCCATTCAAGACGACGAGGAGAACCGGGACGTTCTTCCCAGACCAGCCGAAGACGAACACAAAGACGATGAGTCTTTCCTTTCCCCCGCTGAAAAAATGGACGCCCCATTGGTGTTGGTGGTCGATGACAATGCCGATATGCGCGGGTACGTCAAAAAAATATTGCACAGACAATATCAGATCGTGGTAGCCAGGGACGGGGCGGAAGCCCTGGAGATGGCTCAACACGTGCGCCCGGCATTGATCCTGACAGATGTCATGATGCCGAAAATGAGCGGGCAGGACCTTTTGAAAGCCGTTCGAAGCGATAAGACTCTTCGATCGACCCCCGTGATTTTCTTAACAGCCCGCGCCGGGACCGAAGCACGCATTGAAAGTCTGGAAGCCGGAGCCGACGATTATTTGTCCAAACCCTTCGACGAACCGGAACTCCTGGCTCGCGTCGGCAACCTGATTCGAGCACGTGCACAAGAACGGGAACTCGTTCAGTTACAGAAAGAAAAATTAGCCAGGTTCTTACCCCAAAATCTGGCCGACATGATCATGTCGGGCGACCACGAGGATTTCCTGAAAGGGCATCGCAGCAAAATCACCGTAATCTTTATCGATCTTCGAGGATTCACACCCTTTACTGAAACGGTGGCTCCCGAAGAGGTGATGGCCGTCCTCCGTGAGTACCAGGCCGCGATGGGTTACCTGATCTCCGAATATGGCGGAACACTTGAGCGATTTGCCGGCGACGGCATCATGGTCTATTTCAACGACCCGCAGCCCTGTCCCAATCACGCCGAACAAGCGGTGCGCATGGCAATTGCCATGCGCCAAGAAGTCCTTTCGTTAGAAGAGCAATGGAAGAAACGCGGCATTCCCCTCGGAGTAGGCATCGGTATTGCGACCGGATATGCAACGATCGGTGCGATCGGATTTGAAGGACGAACGGACTATGCCGCGATCGGCCCCGTCACCAATCTGGCATCCAGACTCTGCAACGAGGCCCAGCACGGCCAAATCCTGGTCCCGGAACAGATCGCCTTTCTTCTTGGAAAACTGATCTCGACCGAACCTGTCGGGGAACTCGCATTGAAAGGCATTCAAAGGCCTCTTTCCGTCTATCAAGTGATCGGATTAAAAGCCTAG
- a CDS encoding MGH1-like glycoside hydrolase domain-containing protein: MSKSTPHLTIEEERLEESKKRTVHWKRWGPYLSERQWGTVREDYSPNGEAWEDFSHDQARSRAYRWGEDGIGGICDRHQQICFALALWNGKDPILKERLFGLTGNEGNHGEDVKEYYFYLDSTPTHSYMKFLYKYPQHPFPYAQLIEENRKRGKHDWEYELMDTGVFDDNRYFDVFIEYAKATHEDILIRITAHNRGPDFAELHVLPTIWFRNTWSWTPHAPRPTLNRDKNLGDAQAIHLDHEQYGSRWLLCEGTPDMLFTENDTNTQRLYGVPNAGPYVKDGINDSIVAGTQGTVNPAQVGTKGAIHYHPLIAPGQSITYRLRLTNLPPTEGQLGEEFDTIFPARQQEADDFFAKRLGTSHSADAQNVQRQAFAGMLWSKQFYHFDVRTWLAGDPTGPPPPAGRKDGRNADWKHLYNEDIISMPDKWEYPWFAAWDLAFHCVPLALVDPDFAKDQLRLLVREWYMHPNGQIPAYEWAFGDVNPPVHAWATWRVYKIEKRIRGKADRVWLAKIFHKLLLNFTWWVNRKDADGRNIFQGGFLGLDNIGLFDRSAPLPTGGFIDQSDGTSWMGMYCLNMLAIALELARHDPAYGDVASKFFEHFVYISHAINHIGEGNHEASLWDETDGFYYDMLHFPDGHSQQMKVRSMVGLIPLFAVETLEPEVVDALPGFKRRLLWFIENRPEFRRHVCSTSLPDGSVRRMLSIVDQEQLPRVMKYMLDEEEFLSAYGIRALSKYHQDHPYVHHVNGHEHRVDYEPAESRTGLFGGNSNWRGPIWFPVNFLLIESLQKFHHFFGDHLTVECPTGSGSQQTLWQVAAEISRRLNRLFLRDPSGHRPVFGGVAMFQQDPHWRDYLLFHEYFHGDNGAGLGASHQTGWTGLVTKLLEQSGE, translated from the coding sequence ATGTCCAAAAGCACACCTCACCTGACAATCGAAGAGGAACGCTTAGAAGAATCCAAAAAGCGGACGGTACATTGGAAACGGTGGGGACCCTATCTGAGTGAACGCCAATGGGGCACGGTCCGTGAGGATTACAGTCCCAATGGCGAAGCCTGGGAAGACTTCTCCCACGACCAGGCCCGCTCACGAGCCTATCGGTGGGGCGAGGATGGCATCGGTGGCATCTGCGACCGCCACCAGCAGATTTGCTTTGCACTGGCGCTCTGGAACGGAAAGGATCCGATTCTGAAAGAACGTTTGTTTGGCTTGACCGGGAACGAAGGCAATCATGGGGAAGACGTCAAAGAATATTACTTTTACCTGGACTCCACTCCGACGCATTCCTACATGAAGTTTTTGTATAAATATCCCCAACACCCCTTTCCCTATGCCCAATTGATCGAAGAAAACCGGAAGCGGGGCAAACACGATTGGGAATATGAGTTGATGGACACGGGTGTGTTTGATGACAACCGGTATTTCGACGTGTTTATCGAATATGCCAAAGCGACACACGAAGACATCCTGATCAGGATTACCGCTCATAACCGGGGGCCTGACTTCGCGGAACTTCATGTGTTGCCGACCATCTGGTTCCGCAATACCTGGTCCTGGACGCCGCATGCTCCACGTCCCACTCTCAATCGGGATAAAAACCTTGGCGATGCGCAGGCCATCCACTTGGACCATGAACAATACGGGTCGCGGTGGCTGTTATGCGAAGGCACTCCGGACATGCTCTTCACCGAAAATGACACCAACACGCAACGGCTCTATGGAGTGCCCAACGCGGGCCCCTATGTCAAAGACGGGATCAATGACTCTATCGTCGCCGGCACACAAGGGACGGTGAATCCGGCACAAGTCGGAACGAAGGGTGCGATCCATTATCATCCGTTGATTGCGCCCGGACAAAGCATCACCTACCGGCTGAGATTGACCAACCTACCTCCCACCGAGGGCCAGTTGGGCGAAGAGTTTGATACCATTTTCCCCGCACGCCAACAGGAGGCGGATGATTTTTTTGCCAAACGCCTCGGGACATCCCATTCCGCCGATGCCCAAAATGTGCAGCGTCAGGCATTTGCCGGTATGCTGTGGAGCAAACAATTTTATCATTTTGACGTGCGCACCTGGCTGGCCGGCGACCCTACAGGACCGCCGCCGCCCGCAGGGAGAAAAGATGGCCGGAACGCGGATTGGAAGCACCTCTATAATGAAGACATCATTTCCATGCCCGACAAATGGGAATACCCATGGTTTGCGGCCTGGGACCTTGCCTTTCATTGCGTGCCATTAGCCCTCGTGGACCCGGACTTCGCAAAAGATCAACTCCGGTTATTGGTCAGAGAATGGTATATGCATCCCAACGGTCAAATTCCGGCATATGAGTGGGCGTTCGGCGATGTGAATCCGCCCGTCCACGCCTGGGCCACCTGGCGGGTGTATAAAATTGAAAAACGCATCAGGGGCAAAGCCGACCGGGTATGGTTGGCTAAGATATTCCATAAACTCCTGCTGAACTTTACCTGGTGGGTGAACCGGAAGGATGCCGATGGCCGAAACATTTTTCAGGGAGGGTTCCTCGGACTGGATAATATCGGCCTCTTCGATCGGTCCGCGCCGCTTCCGACCGGCGGATTTATTGACCAATCCGACGGCACCAGTTGGATGGGCATGTACTGCCTGAATATGCTGGCCATTGCCCTGGAACTGGCACGACACGATCCCGCCTACGGCGATGTGGCCAGCAAGTTCTTTGAACATTTTGTCTACATCTCGCACGCCATCAATCACATCGGCGAAGGCAATCACGAAGCCTCCCTATGGGATGAGACCGACGGATTCTATTATGACATGTTGCATTTCCCGGACGGCCATTCTCAACAAATGAAGGTCCGGTCCATGGTGGGACTCATCCCGCTCTTTGCCGTTGAGACGTTGGAACCGGAAGTGGTGGATGCCTTGCCGGGCTTTAAACGGCGCCTGTTGTGGTTTATCGAAAACCGCCCGGAATTCCGGCGTCATGTCTGTTCAACCAGCCTGCCGGATGGAAGTGTTCGCCGGATGCTCTCGATAGTGGATCAGGAGCAACTCCCCCGCGTCATGAAGTACATGCTGGATGAAGAGGAATTTCTCTCCGCGTATGGTATTCGAGCCTTATCCAAATACCATCAAGACCATCCCTATGTGCACCATGTGAATGGACATGAACATCGCGTGGATTATGAACCGGCAGAATCCAGGACCGGCTTATTCGGCGGCAACTCCAATTGGAGAGGACCGATTTGGTTCCCGGTGAATTTTCTCCTGATCGAATCGTTACAAAAATTCCATCATTTTTTTGGAGATCATCTCACTGTGGAATGCCCGACCGGATCGGGATCGCAACAGACACTGTGGCAAGTCGCAGCGGAAATTTCCCGTCGCCTCAACCGTCTCTTTCTTCGTGATCCTTCGGGCCACCGACCGGTCTTCGGGGGAGTCGCCATGTTTCAGCAGGATCCGCATTGGCGGGATTACCTGTTATTCCATGAATATTTTCACGGAGACAACGGAGCGGGATTAGGTGCAAGCCACCAAACGGGCTGGACCGGACTTGTCACCAAACTGTTGGAACAATCAGGAGAATAG
- a CDS encoding PAS domain-containing sensor histidine kinase, which produces MAAYFQKGIGMQFKDNKGILDGHVHLFLSASSHISPTKIIHQVDPKQLKRQCDECFILIGNAGGNILFINSRIEEWFGYTRKELIGKPLACLIPGQFRVQQTDERVDFVLTPHCESMEHEPEFQGRGKNGRTIPLQISLESMGKENNEATLVTMTIITERKRVNSQKRLREMAADLNLTEQRERQRIAMELHDYLSQLLVVCRLKLTQTMQVLKPETQELNLIKETDDILDQALTYSRTLVAELSPSVLFEFGLLAALKWLAGQMIHHGLNVTMTCAGIQDLNVPEDKAILLYQSTRELFFNVMKHAGTNRATLTLGKEEGVLRITVGDEGKGFHSTKGTATPFTEQSMKFGLYSIRERMISLGGSFAIESQPTHGTLATLLLPLSLKGEIHSGLHQDPPGSSPSTSSSLRATL; this is translated from the coding sequence ATGGCCGCATATTTTCAAAAAGGAATAGGGATGCAGTTCAAAGATAACAAAGGCATATTGGACGGTCATGTGCATCTCTTTCTCTCGGCCTCTTCACACATAAGTCCTACCAAGATCATCCATCAGGTGGACCCCAAACAGCTCAAGCGGCAATGTGATGAATGCTTCATTCTGATCGGGAATGCCGGGGGGAATATTCTTTTTATCAATTCACGAATAGAGGAATGGTTCGGTTATACCCGCAAGGAGTTAATCGGGAAACCCCTTGCATGTCTTATTCCAGGACAATTTCGAGTCCAACAGACCGACGAGCGTGTAGACTTCGTATTGACACCACACTGCGAGTCCATGGAACACGAACCTGAGTTTCAGGGACGTGGGAAAAACGGGAGGACCATTCCCCTCCAAATCAGCCTCGAATCGATGGGGAAGGAAAACAATGAAGCGACTTTGGTGACGATGACGATTATCACCGAACGCAAACGGGTCAATTCTCAAAAACGGTTGCGGGAGATGGCCGCCGACCTCAATTTAACCGAACAACGCGAACGACAACGCATTGCAATGGAACTCCATGATTATCTCAGCCAACTGTTAGTGGTGTGCCGCTTGAAGCTGACCCAGACCATGCAAGTCCTCAAACCTGAAACTCAGGAGCTCAATCTTATCAAAGAAACTGACGATATCCTCGATCAAGCCCTCACCTATTCCAGAACGCTCGTTGCGGAGTTAAGCCCCTCGGTGTTATTTGAATTTGGATTGCTGGCGGCTTTGAAATGGTTAGCCGGTCAAATGATCCACCATGGACTGAATGTGACAATGACTTGTGCGGGCATTCAGGACCTGAATGTGCCTGAAGATAAGGCGATTTTATTGTATCAATCCACCCGTGAACTGTTTTTCAATGTCATGAAACATGCCGGTACCAACCGCGCCACTCTCACACTTGGCAAGGAGGAAGGAGTGTTACGCATTACCGTGGGGGATGAAGGGAAGGGGTTTCATTCAACCAAAGGAACAGCTACCCCTTTCACGGAACAATCGATGAAATTCGGACTATACTCCATACGCGAACGCATGATCAGTCTTGGGGGATCATTCGCAATTGAGTCACAGCCTACACACGGAACCCTGGCTACCCTCCTATTACCCTTATCACTGAAGGGAGAAATCCATTCAGGACTACACCAGGACCCACCTGGCAGCTCACCAAGCACCTCCTCCTCCCTCAGAGCTACTCTCTGA